TGGCCGCCCGAGACCAAAGAATTCATGCTCAAGCAAGAGAACGCTCTGATGATTCCGGCGCCGTTCTCGCCGCTGCATTGAGGGCGGAGGACGTCCGAAATCGCTCTCCTAGGAGGATTTATGAAGCGACTGATGCTCATCACGGCGCTCCCGTTTGTCTTGATCGCATCGCTCGCGTGGAGCGCCGACCGGATCAGAATCGGCTATAGCTCCATAAGCGGCTCGTACATCGGCCTGTGGGTCGCACACGATGCCGGGCAGTTCGCCAAGGAGGGACTCGAAGACCAGTTGATCCTCATTCCCAGCGGCAGCCAACTGGCCCAAGTCATCGTCTCCGGCGAAATCGAGATCGGCTCTCTCAACGGCAGCTCCGCTATGGCCGCCGCCCTCCAGGGCGCCGACATCAAGATCATCGGAAACAATACGAACAAGATGATTTTCTCCATCTATGCGAGACCGGAAATCAAGAACGTCGAAGGGCTCAAAGGAAAAAAAATCGGCGTCACTCGCTTTGGGTCAAGCACCGACATCTCGGCCAGGTTTGCCCTCAGAAAGCATCATCTTGATCCGCAAAAGGATGTAACGATCATTCAAATGGGTGCGATGAGT
The Candidatus Binatia bacterium DNA segment above includes these coding regions:
- a CDS encoding ABC transporter substrate-binding protein, with product MKRLMLITALPFVLIASLAWSADRIRIGYSSISGSYIGLWVAHDAGQFAKEGLEDQLILIPSGSQLAQVIVSGEIEIGSLNGSSAMAAALQGADIKIIGNNTNKMIFSIYARPEIKNVEGLKGKKIGVTRFGSSTDISARFALRKHHLDPQKDVTIIQMGAMSSIAGALQSGAIDAGLVSPPTLFAMDKLGFKEMVNITDMDLPFPNPSLVVQGGILRNKPEVIDRFMRAYARGIHRARTDKELTLKSLAKYTKVEDATVLQQAYDLYVGKVLEKAPYINMAGMRNALDDLAKTVPAAKNVKPEQFIEQRFLDNLEKGGLLKELYR